The Oncorhynchus kisutch isolate 150728-3 linkage group LG10, Okis_V2, whole genome shotgun sequence region TGCTTGTTCAGAAATACCACCTCCACCTATGTCTGGGCACATGGCAGCTTGTTTAACTTGATGTGCTTCCCAGATGACCTCAGTGTGTTTACCTCTCGTTCTCCAGTCAGCAAAAGGAGGGAGACAGAATTCCTGCCTGGCTTTATTTGGAGTTTTTAGGGTTTCTAGTTATATCTTTTTTTGTGGTGTTTTATTTTTGTGTACCTGTATGTGTTGTTACGACCCCAAGCCTCAGCAATGATCTTTCCCTCTCCGTCgctttctctttttctccatccccAGCCGTCAGATCCAGCTGAAGGAGCAGGCCCAGCAGGCACTGGTGTCTCCAGGTAATCTGCCAGAGGAGGCCGAGTGCCTCACGGTGCCCAAGTACAAGAGGGACCTGGTGCAGAAGCTGAAGATCCTCCGCCAGGAGCTGTCCCAGCAGCAGCCCCAGGCAGGCCACTGCCGCATAGAGGTGTCCCGCGAGGAGATCTTTGAGGTGAGCCCGTCGAATTAGTGTTATTCCCTCAGTTCTTTATTGAGTCTAGTATTATTGAGTTAGTATGACTGAAGAGGTTGACTATCCCGATCCTGAAGGAAAGCATCAACTCTGGACATTTTCCTCACTCTTATTTACACTTGTAAAAGTTTATTATACCAGATATTTTACCTCACTTTCAAACCTCAGGCAATGGTTTTCCCATCCtctacttccctctcctctcaagGTCGTTGCTCGTCATGTTTCTGCCACAGCGTTATCCACCACGCTATTATCTATGATGTGTGAAGAGAGTATGTTCATATCCAAAGCAGACCTCGTATTTGAAATGAGAggcttttgtgaagtgcactccTCAGTGGGGGAGGTTTTCTAGTTTGGGAGGTGTGGAGCCTCATCAGAGCAACAACACCTGCAACAGACTACATGACCCTCGTAAAATATGTGATGGAATGTGCTGGAACAGCTTTGTCTGTTAATCTGAAGGAAGACGTTTTTGTTGGCTGATCTCAACACGAAAGGGAGATGGGGGTGGATTTTAAGGCTAGACATAACTTCATTGCTTTTCTGGACACGCCGAGCTGTTAGAAATACGACTGTGTGGGCAAGTGTCAGCTGGTGGACTGTCAAGCTGTCTCAGTGTGTACATTCTATTGAAGATAAGAGGCCTTATTTCTCTGGTGTCACCGCTGACACATCCTCAGTGCAACTGGAGGGCACGGTGGACAAGCTCTGGGGGGAAAGCGGTGTTATTGTTCCACTCTTCTGTCTGTTTACTATTATTCTCCCAATCCACTTTTAATGAGACTGTCCCGACACAATGTGCTGGACATTGTGGGCATGTGTCTGCAGCTCTCGGCATGTGGGGTGAACGCACCAACCCAGAGTGGGGTGTAATGATCCCAGTCTCTGAGTACCAGGGGGAAAGTTTGTTACTAAAACACTGCTGTCTAATGTTCTACAGAAGCCCCCTCTGGCGAGGAACATGGGGTGTTTCTCATCATTGTTTCAGGACAGTTCCTTCTtttcttctgtttttttttttgtcttcagCTTGAAACAATTTGGAATTGCACAGGTCTTTGGTCATTGGTTTGCATGTttaagacaggcagacaggccggGCTTGGCCAGACTCATGCTCTGCATTCCTACCCCGTTTCCCATGAGCCACTGAGACTGGGACAGTGGTGGGGGGTTGGTGAGACTCACGGGATAGCTTGGTGGAATGTGTCACGTTGGGGAATGTCCTCTTATCACCCCCACCTCCTGATAATGCGCTTTGATTAAGGGGGGAATGGACACTCAGGTTACtttgacaggggaggagagggcgtACATCATTGCTAGGCAGGCAGGGGCCAGCCAAGCTGGTCCTAAATGACAGAGCACAGGAATGTTTATTCTTTGGCTCAGTCCCCAGAGCCAgcatcactcacacacagacattacAGTGCAGATAGATGTATCCCTCTGGCCACAGACCCTGGACTGCACAGTATTTACCAGATGGTCTCTGATGGAAGTTCCCCCGTAGGTTTGGGGGTAAAGTCCTCCATCCCAGTCCCGTTCGTTACAATGGTGTATCTCTGTATGTGTTACAGGAGTCTTACCGCCAGGTGATGAAGATGAGGCCGAAGGACCTGTGGAAGAGACTGATGGTGAAGTTTAAAGGGGAGGAGGGGCTGGACTACGGAGGAGTGGCCAGGTAGGAATCCACAGCAAAGCATGAGGAAAAAACTAGGTTATGCTCAATATGCATCATCATGGAACACAGAAGATTTCTATTGTGTGTTAGAGAAGTAAATGCACcaggtctggaaccaacaggacctgaacagcttctaccccaagacATTAGACTACTAactagttaaccaaatagctgcccggactatctgcattgaccctcttTGCACCAACTCTTTTGACTCAagcatatagccaagttatctcattgtgtatttattcctcgtgttattatttgttctatatttttctctctccgttgttgggaagggcccatcagtaagcatttcactgttagtctacaccggttgtttaggacgtatgtgacaaataacacttgatttgattttgatttgaatgccACCATCTGCTGAAACAAGGGTGGCCCCCAAAGGGTAATATTGATTTAAAGCACCTAATCTGATAATTATACTTCTGCTTTTTAAATTGCCATGGAGTATTCACTTTCTGAAATTGATGTTCCCTGCCTTGAAAAAAAATGTAACGGATCAAGAGATTTAACAATGGATGTTCTCATcgtctgtctctctttatctgtccctctctgtgtctcctgtgtgtgcaGGGAGTGGCTGTATCTGCTGTCCCATGAGATGCTGAATCCGTACTACGGCCTGTTCCAGTACTCCCGCGATGACATCTACACCCTGCAGATTAACCCCGACTCAGCCGTCAACCCGGTGAGTCAGAGGCCCAGACGCCGCCACCAGCCCGCCCCACTGTGATGTGAAAGACCAGGTCACACGGACCGCTCATCTGCTCTAGTCTTGCACAATATTTCTGcctcttgtctctcctctgccTGTTTATTTGTTTGGCCTTCCATTTCCCTATCAGCTGTTCTCATGCTAGATGCTAGATCTCCTGGAGACTGGTGATGAATTGGGCAACTATTTAATTGCTGTGTTGAGAATCTTTACTGCCTCTATAGCAATTGGTTATTAAATCCATCATAAGGGAAATAGTTTACAACTGCAAATAGTTTGGATGCTGCTGCTCACCTTTTGAGTCATAACCTTTGGATTACACACTGCAATAAATTCCCAGCTGTAAGAATAGCAGGTATTTATTATTTACCAAGGGCCCAAACCTAACTTAAGACATGCGTGAGGAAATAGCGCAAATCTCCCATCGACATCAATGCATGACTTAAGAAAACGTTTGAGTTGCATGCATCTTAAGTTAAGTTAGGATTCTGCCTTGAGTTGCTCAATCTTGGTAGTTCTCCTTAGACTGGGAGATGCCATGCTAAATGGATGTACTATGGTGTTTCTGTCCCCCTCCCCAGGAGCACCTGTCCTACTTCCACTTTGTGGGTCGTATTATGGGCATGGCGGTGTTCCACGGCCACTACATAGACGGGGGCTTCACCCTGCCCTTCTACAAACAGCTGCTGGGGAAACCCATCACCCTGGACGACATGGAGTCAGTGGACCCAGACCTCCACAACAGCCTGGTCTGGATCCTGTGAGTAGGAAGGAAATGGGAACAACATCCTCACACAGACCAAGATGCGCACACAGAGATTAACATGGTTTTTAATGACAATAGTTTGTAATGGCTCATTTTAATGAATCAGGTACTAATTTGGTGTATGTGAACTATAACATCGACTGGTGTACTTTTAAAGTCCCTAAAATAGCCACTCATGATCATGTAGCTACGCATGATGAGCTCGTCAACTGAACTTTGATCCATACATACATTAACATTCCCCCTCCCCcagcaccatctctctctaactcccctgtccgtctctctcacctctcaggGACAATGACATCACAGGCGTGTTGGACCACACCTTCTGTGTGGAGCACAATGCCTACGGGGAGATCATCCAGCACGAACTCAAACCCAACGGCAAAATCATCCAGGTCACCCAGGACACCAAGAAGGAGTATGTCAGGTGAGTACTCCCCCACCAACCCCTCCTCACCACACAGGAAGAGAGTTGGTCTAGCAGTCGACAGTCAAGCCCAGCAGGGAGGAGATACTGTTGGATTTCAGATGAGCTTAGCTGCAAGTGACCAGCCACagttaactgacctaggatcagGGAGTAAAGTACATGTGAAAGGCTTTGCTATACCCCTCAAAGAGGCTCAGAATCATGGCTATGCCTTCACGTTCCAGTATGAATCATcgatctctgactctctctttccctctcccacgCTCCCTATAGGCTGTATGTGAACTGGCGTTTCCTGCGAGGCATCGAGGCTCAGTTCCTGGCCCTGCAGAAGGGCTTCAACGAGGTCATCTCACAGCACCTCCTCAAGGCCTTCGACGAGAAAGAGCTGGAGGTGTGAATGAGACACATCCCCCAGACTAGCAGTACTTACCTTCACTGTCCATCCTTTACAAAGGACTGCATTCTCCCAGACATCCGCATTTTCCCCATCCATTTCCTCCCTACAGTTTCCCTTTGACTTTCATTtcacattctctccctctctccacctcagcTCATAGTGTGTGGACTGGGTAAGATCGACATCAACGACTGGAAGTCCAACACGCGGCTGAAGCACTGCACCCCTGACACCAACATCGTCAAGTGGTTCTGGAAGGCCGTGGAGTCGTACGATGAGGAGCGCCGGGCCAGGTTGCTGCAGTTTGTTACCGGCTCCTCCAGGGTCCCCCTGCAAGGCTTCAAAGCCCTCCAAGGTACCCTCGCAGCACTCACCCTCCTGGGACATGTACAGTAGCTACGTAGTTAGGTTCTCAGTGTTTCACTGCTTCACTGGGAGAGTTGCTAGCTTGCCCTTGTCCACCCCCTATAGGCATGTAATATTGATTGTTATGATGGCTTATAACATTGTTATGACAGCGTAACGAATGTTTATGCCAAAGGGAGATGGGTGAGGGTTGTTTGTattatactctactgtaccccGAGGCAGCTCAGCAGGCCTCagagtgtgttgttgttgttgcctgagCTGAACCCTCTGTGCAGAGCAGGCTGAGCAGAGTCCAGTAGTTCAGTGAGTCCAATCTGTCAGACAGGATGCCCAGAGAGCACCCAGGCGTGCGGAACACACTGTGATCCACTGCTCTTCCTGTCTGACATGCCGCTTCACTCTGCTCTTCCATGTTACATAACAGGACCATCGCTGCTGCTGGTCTAAATACCAAGGTCCACGCAGGCCAATGACAACATACACAAACCCAGTGCTCTTAGTGCCCACACTTGGCGCCGCAGAGTGCTGAGAAAGCTGTCCATTACAGTACTGTCTTTTGTGTGTGAGTGAAGGGTGCTCTGCCGTTGTGCTTCACAGTAACTGTTGATAAGTTACAGGTGCTGCAGGCCCACGACTCTTCACCATCCACCAGATCGATGCCAGCTCCAACAACCTGCCCAAAGCCCACACCTGGTGAgtgtctgcctgctctgaccttgCAGCTTGCTCTTCAGGAACAATGTTTGCCTTTGTCaaagctgggaaaggcactttgatatacagtgccttgcgaaagtattcggcccccttgaactttgcgaccttttgccacatttcaggcttcaaacataaagatataaaactgtatttttttgtgaagaatcaacaacaagtgggacacaatcatgaagtggaactacatttattggatatttcaaacttttttataacaaatcaaaaactgaaaaattgggcgtgcaaaattattcagcccccttaagttaatactttgtagcaccaccttttgctgcgattacagctgtaagtcgcttggggtatgtctctatcagttttgcacatcgagagactgacattttttcccattcctccttgcaaaacagctcgagctcagtgaggttggatggagagcatttgtgaacagcagttttcagttctttccacagattctcgattggattcaggtctggactttgacttggccattctaacacctggatatgtttatttttgaaccattccattgtagattttgctttatgttttggatcattgtcttgttggaagacaaatctccgtcccagtctcaggtcttttgcagactccatcaggttttcttccagaatggtcctgtatttggctccatccatcttcccatcaatttgctgaagaaaagcaggcccaaaccatgatgctgccaccaccatgtttgacagtggcaatggtgtgttcagggtgatgagctgtgttgcttttacgccaaacataacgtttagcattgttgccaaaaagttccattttggtttcatctgaccagagcaccttcttccacatgtttggtgtgtctcccaggtggcttgtggcaaactttaaacaacactttttatggatatctttaagaaatggctttcttcttgccactcttccataaaggccagatttgtgcaatatacgactgattgttgtcctatggacagagtctcccaactcagctgtagatctctgcagttcatccagagtgatcatgggcctcttggctgcatctctgatcagtcttcaccTTGTATgaactgaaagtttagagggacggccaggtcttggtagatttgcagtggtctgatactccttccatttcaatattatcgcttgcacaatgctccttgggatgtttaaagcttgggaaatctttttgtatccaaatccggctttaaacttcttcacaacactatctcggacctgcctggtgtgttccttgttcttcatgatgctctctgcgcttttaacggacctctgagactatcacagtgcaggtgcatttatacggagacttgattacacacaggtggattgtatcatcattagtcatttaggtcaacattggatcattcagagatcctcactgaacttctggagagagtttgctgcactgaaagtaaaggggctgaataattttgcacgcccaatttttcagtttttgatttgttaaaaaagtttgaaatatccaataaatgtcgttccacttcatgattgtgtcccacttgttgttgattcttcacaaaaaaatacagttttatatctttatgtttgaagcctgaaatgtggcaaaaggtcgcaaagttcaagggggccgaatactttcgcaaggcactgtatcaacaTCATGCTTTAGGTTTAGGTTTCCACCCATGTATCTGTTAACCATGAACATAGAGAGGTCCTAATACCAAAGGCTCAGGCTCAAGTCTCTCTTGCCCTCTTGTTTGTTCAGCTTCAACCGGATCGACATTCCTCCCTACGAGAACTATGACAAGCTGTATGACAAGCTGCTCACTGCTATCGAGGAGACGTGTGGCTTTGCTGTGGAGTGAGACGCTGCTGACGCAGGGGTCGGCAGGAACAGGGAGTGGAGGAACTCGACATTGTCAGATCCCACCATCCAGTTCACCCAGGGGAAGGGGGCGTCTGTGGTCCAGTGGCCCAAGGACTCTCTCGCCCACAATAGGGACATGTGGCCAGGCCGAGTGGGGGAGGCAGATGAGACCTGTGCGAGCAGTCTAGTCTGTCTAGGGGtttccccccacccccctcttttAAAAAATAGCATTTTCAGCTGCTAATAACTCAGACTATTTACTAACTTGTGGAACTGCGAAAATGGCTGGCTCTTCCTTTTTTTAAATAAGTTTAGTTTTAGCATTATAAAAATAGTCAGTATTCCATGTAGCTACTTACCATCTTACCAAGCAGAACATGAAGTCCACAACTAAACTAAACATTGGCCACATAAACAAGACTGGTATCACTGGTTTGATGGAGTACATTGTTACCCACGGTTACCAACAACACTGAATGTTGCTTGCAATGTTTGGAGGCAGGGACAGAAGGGAGCATGAAGGCTCCTTAGCACCCCCTGGTGACTGAATCCTTTTCTACCACTGAGGACTCTTGGGGCATCTATCTTCACTCAGAGGCTGGACTTTGGAGCACATGTTCAGAACTTGGCCTTATGGAGAAAGACATGCAGGGCCCCATTGTCAACAACCCTGTCCAAAGAAAGCGGGCTGGTTTTCAGCGCTCCATTCCCAGAAACCAGTGTCACACGTCTGACATCTAAGCTTGTTTGGAAATTTAAATAAATAGCTTGAATGGTGTTATTTTTATATAATgggaaaatgaaaaaagaaacactaaaattatatataatatatataatttatttctGTTATATTTCAGAAAGCTTTTGCCATTAttccagtttttttattttttattaaaagtgTTACTATTTAAGCTTGAAAGAAGTACACTTAGATTGCTGTGGGGGAAATCTTTACATAGCCTCTTTCCTACACAGTAAGTAGAGAGGTGGTCTTAAGGGTGGGTTGTCTTTAATACACACAGTCCTCTGAGTGCCATAATACTTTTGACTGAATCTTTTCAACTATTTAGATATTAACCTGACCCTTTAAATTCCAGTGACATCATCCAGTAGGTACTTGTGCTGGGGTATGTATGATGAGTTCCATAGACCTTTCTCATGATTTCATGATTGTTTCTTCATAGGGATCTTCTGTCCCCACAAAATAATGGCTAAGAGTCCCTGCTACCCTGGTGCATTTTGTTATGTGAAGATTACACACATCCTTTGTATGCGCTACTCTTGTCATTCTGGCAAATAACTACTACTACCTTCCAGTTATGGTCTTCTGGTGCTAAATAAGATATTGGCAACCAGTCTTATACCTGGGGCTGAGATGGGCGCATAGCAAACTACATACAAAAAGTTGCAATGAATTGAACAAACATCACTCTGACCTCAAGCCACATTCTCAGGAGATGTCATATTAGTTGTTGTATTATTTGGGAGCTGACGTGGTCAGATACAAAACCTTTTCCTCTGTAATGGTTGAATGTCTTATACAGTACATTAAGTTGAGTGGCTATAAAGTCTACATTTGTCATATGTATTGTAACCCAA contains the following coding sequences:
- the LOC109898663 gene encoding E3 ubiquitin-protein ligase SMURF2 isoform X1, yielding MSNQGVRRNGPVKLRLTVLCAKNLVKKDFFRLPDPFAKVVVDGSGQCHSTDTVKNTLDPKWNQHYDLYIGKSDSITISVWNHKKIHKKQGAGFLGCVRLLSNAINRLKDTGYQRLDMNKLGLNDSDTVRGQIVVSLQSRDRIGTGGPVVDCSRLFDNDLPDGWEERRTASGRIQYLNHITRTTQWERPTRPASEYSSPGRPLSCIVDENTPILSTNGATPTIPCVPSSDQRAQERRVRSQRHRNYMSRTHLHTPPDLPEGYEQRTTQQGQVYFLHTQTGVSTWHDPRVPRDLSNVNCEELGPLPPGWEIRNTATGRVYFVDHNNRTTQFTDPRLSANLHLVLNPSPNGSRSGIEIQNSPISRQIQLKEQAQQALVSPGNLPEEAECLTVPKYKRDLVQKLKILRQELSQQQPQAGHCRIEVSREEIFEESYRQVMKMRPKDLWKRLMVKFKGEEGLDYGGVAREWLYLLSHEMLNPYYGLFQYSRDDIYTLQINPDSAVNPEHLSYFHFVGRIMGMAVFHGHYIDGGFTLPFYKQLLGKPITLDDMESVDPDLHNSLVWILDNDITGVLDHTFCVEHNAYGEIIQHELKPNGKIIQVTQDTKKEYVRLYVNWRFLRGIEAQFLALQKGFNEVISQHLLKAFDEKELELIVCGLGKIDINDWKSNTRLKHCTPDTNIVKWFWKAVESYDEERRARLLQFVTGSSRVPLQGFKALQVTGAAGPRLFTIHQIDASSNNLPKAHTCFNRIDIPPYENYDKLYDKLLTAIEETCGFAVE
- the LOC109898663 gene encoding E3 ubiquitin-protein ligase SMURF2 isoform X2; amino-acid sequence: MSNQGVRRNGPVKLRLTVLCAKNLVKKDFFRLPDPFAKVVVDGSGQCHSTDTVKNTLDPKWNQHYDLYIGKSDSITISVWNHKKIHKKQGAGFLGCVRLLSNAINRLKDTGYQRLDMNKLGLNDSDTVRGQIVVSLQSRDRIGTGGPVVDCSRLFDNDLPDGWEERRTASGRIQYLNHITRTTQWERPTRPASEYSSPGRPLSCIVDENTPILSTNGATPTIPCVPSSDQRAQERRVRSQRHRNYMSRTHLHTPPDLPEGYEQRTTQQGQVYFLHTQTGVSTWHDPRVPRDLSNVNCEELGPLPPGWEIRNTATGRVYFVDHNNRTTQFTDPRLSANLHLVLNPSPNGSRSGIEIQNSPISRQIQLKEQAQQALVSPGNLPEEAECLTVPKYKRDLVQKLKILRQELSQQQPQAGHCRIEVSREEIFEESYRQVMKMRPKDLWKRLMVKFKGEEGLDYGGVAREWLYLLSHEMLNPYYGLFQYSRDDIYTLQINPDSAVNPEHLSYFHFVGRIMGMAVFHGHYIDGGFTLPFYKQLLGKPITLDDMESVDPDLHNSLVWILDNDITGVLDHTFCVEHNAYGEIIQHELKPNGKIIQVTQDTKKEYVRLYVNWRFLRGIEAQFLALQKGFNEVISQHLLKAFDEKELELIVCGLGKIDINDWKSNTRLKHCTPDTNIVKWFWKAVESYDEERRARLLQFVTGSSRVPLQGFKALQGAAGPRLFTIHQIDASSNNLPKAHTCFNRIDIPPYENYDKLYDKLLTAIEETCGFAVE